One Oncorhynchus keta strain PuntledgeMale-10-30-2019 unplaced genomic scaffold, Oket_V2 Un_contig_2440_pilon_pilon, whole genome shotgun sequence genomic region harbors:
- the LOC118392608 gene encoding LOW QUALITY PROTEIN: DEP domain-containing protein 4-like (The sequence of the model RefSeq protein was modified relative to this genomic sequence to represent the inferred CDS: inserted 1 base in 1 codon): MDPVLCFKAEIRKAQEQGFSGPFHATQLWHNILQALQIQVEVRRXRRHLCVHPDCFTGSDALDQGYAVFSYLMQNVFCASEVSRLKAARLCQALMEAKVFEAVGTKLFLQNKEATFEDTGCSLYRFQDCGSLPGSAIKAGKDGDTENMAPEDLVGKMKKGSRLSELRTISNLLALGPSDRRVERLLKTINLQPSLPKAITKAPTTIFLSKTVVEEVWKQQTLLQMVELPVLDCILATPTRGAQPHPQAAALQLLQSHHQDLVISNTCLDRELPQTLNLPELLDAWLVAAADCLEFFPDQLIVLAGEHHLQQGSTTEVTKGAERRAGQTKLLFDTMAKHYGGQERSPLLTGRYLDIHTAILDLLDPHIAD; this comes from the exons GATTCTCTGGGCCCTTCCACGCTACACAGCTGTGGCACAACATCCTCCAGGCACTGCAGATACAGGTGGAGGTGCGAC GGCGGCGCCACCTGTGTGTTCACCCTGACTGCTTCACGGGCTCGGATgctctagaccaggggt acgCTGTGTTCAGCTACCTGATGCAGAACGTCTTCTGTGCCAGCGAGGTGTCACGTCTCAAGGCCGCCAGGCTCTGCCAGGCGCTCATGGAGGCCAAGGTGTTTGAGGCGGTGGGGACCAAGCTGTTCCTCCAGAACAAGGAGGCCACTTTCGAGGACACGGGCTGCAGCCTCTACCGTTTCCAGGACTGCGGCTCGCTGCCCGGCTCAGCCATTAAGGCTGGGAAGGATGGGGACACAGAGAATATGGCCCCTGAGGACTTAGTGGGGAAGATGAAGAAAGGCTCTAG actGAGTGAGCTGAGGACCATCTCCAACCTCCTGGCGCTGGGCCCCTCAGACCGGAGGGTGGAGAGGCTGCTGAAGACCATCAAcctgcagccctccctccctaagGCCATTACCAAAGCCCCCACCACCATCTTCCTTTCAAAGACAG tggtggaggaggtgtggaaGCAGCAGACGTTGCTGCAGATGGTGGAGCTACCCGTGCTGGACTGTATCCTGGCGACTCCGACCCGGGGGGCCCAGCCCCACCCCCAGGCTGCCGCCCTGCAGCTGCTGCAGAGCCACCACCAGGACCTGGTCATCTCCAACACCTGCCTGGACCGTGAGCTGCCCCAGACCCTCAACCTTCCCGAGTTA CTGGACGCATGGCTGGTGGCAGCCGCCGACTGCCTGGAGTTCTTCCCTGACCAGCTGATCGTGTTGGCGGGGGAGCACCACCTCCAGCAGGGCAGTACCACAGAAGTGACCAAGGGGGCAGAGAGGCGGGCCGGCCAGACAAAACTGCTGTTTGACACCATGGCCAAACACTATGGAGGCCAGGAGAGGTCCCCACTGCTCACCGGACGCTACCTGGACATCCACACGGCCATACTGGACCTGCTGG ACCCCCACATCGCTGATTGA